The following proteins come from a genomic window of Nicotiana tomentosiformis chromosome 12, ASM39032v3, whole genome shotgun sequence:
- the LOC104088330 gene encoding protein LAZY 1: protein MKLLGWMHRKFRQNSSEPLKDFSVGNPCTCLTGQPSLDDLQGYQKPNFYNKPLSKGQRDNHRRKSFAGLEAAARADEDLEEESSAALSELFHGFLAIGTLGTDPLLDDPSTPTFSISVENIAEKDTEVTENELKLINDELEKVLGIEAKDDACNLSSGRNSYVSTGRSSHGSTITLSGKPFESTENNGNGTTVCPLQGYLFGSTVGLPETSPAASAKKEHRPSLGELFQKTKLAEENYGAKSDRGEKRTDDKSAVNLMKKILKKKMLHASSRNSVASGGTVDSVSAERKLNKILHMFHRKVHPESSTAAQKSDKSSKNERAHDRGRLSLAREDITIIPHHRLSKDSIKGQSNMQQFTLDGDSNGNRECWIKTDAEYLVLEL from the exons ATGAAG TTACTCGGTTGGATGCATCGTAAGTTTCGACAGAATAGCAGTGAACCACTCAAGGATTTTTCTGTAG GGAATCCTTGTACTTGTCTTACTGGGCAGCCATCACTGGATGATTTACAAGGCTACCAAAAACCAAATTTCTACAATAAGCCATTGAGCAAAGGCCAAAGAGACAATCACAGAAGAAAATCATTTGCTGGTCTAGAGGCAGCAGCAAGGGCAGATGAAGATCTCGAGGAAGAGTCATCTGCTGCTCTTTCTGAGCTCTTCCATGGGTTCCTTGCAATCGGTACACTTGGTACTGACCCACTTCTTGATGATCCGTCAACACCAACATTTTCCATCTCCGTGGAAAATATAGCTGAAAAGGATACTGAAGTAACAGAAAATGAATTGAAGCTGATCAATGATGAATTAGAGAAGGTGCTTGGAATTGAAGCTAAAGATGATGCTTGTAATCTTTCTTCAGGAAGAAACAGCTATGTTAGCACTGGGAGAAGCAGCCATG GTAGCACCATTACACTAAGTGGCAAGCCATTTGAAAGTACCGAAAACAATGGAAATGGAACGACAGTCTGTCCACTTCAAGGCTATCTCTTTGGATCAACAGTTGGATTGCCAGAGACAAGTCCTGCTGCTTCCGCTAAGAAAGAACATAGGCCTTCCCTTGGCGAGCTCTTTCAGAAAACTAAACTAGCAGAAGAAAACTATGGAGCCAAATCTGACAGGGGCGAGAAGCGAACAGACGATAAATCTGCTGTGAACCTCATGAAAAAAATACTCAAGAAAAAGATGCTTCATGCTTCCTCGCGGAACTCAGTAGCTTCTGGGGGAACTGTTGATTCAGTTTCAGCTGAGAGAAAACTCAATAAG ATCCTACATATGTTCCACAGAAAAGTCCATCCTGAGAGCTCAACAGCTGCACAGAAATCTGATAAGTCCTCAAAAAATGAGAGGGCTCATGACCGTGGAAGACTATCACTTGCTCGTGAAGATATCACGATTATCCCTCACCATCGCCTCTCAAAAGACAGCATCAAGGGTCAGTCGAATATGCAACAGTTCACACTAGATGGTGATTCAAATGGGAACCGAGAATGCTGGATCAAAACTGATGCAGAAT ACCTGGTGCTGGAGCTCTAA